A region from the Gemmatimonadota bacterium genome encodes:
- a CDS encoding sugar phosphate isomerase/epimerase encodes MKLTYIMFTKHLEGMDVSEIIESLQSVGVQGADLCVREGYPVNPDNIDKALPEAAKQFEAAGLCIPLVTAPGDFSRPDIDYAERYYGALGEAGVAHVKLGYWHWSDAKHYWDQLDEIRGWMESFEKLSEKHGVKTVVHNHSGKSMGLNSCAVMNVVKGFNPEHIGVFSDPGHLSICGEPIEMALDIVREYLSVLAFKDLIRQRPLGRTVQGTPTGGTMRLGQGFGDWPAVVKTLDRLNFEGPVSFHSEYSGEPIETVIDLARIDVRFFNAMRAEHESA; translated from the coding sequence ATGAAGCTCACGTACATCATGTTCACAAAACACCTCGAAGGCATGGACGTTTCCGAAATCATCGAATCCCTCCAATCCGTAGGCGTACAGGGCGCGGATTTGTGTGTGCGAGAGGGATATCCTGTAAACCCAGACAATATCGATAAGGCACTGCCCGAAGCCGCCAAACAGTTTGAAGCAGCAGGGCTGTGCATTCCACTCGTAACAGCCCCCGGCGATTTTAGTCGCCCGGACATCGATTACGCCGAGCGTTATTACGGCGCTCTCGGTGAAGCTGGCGTGGCGCACGTAAAACTGGGCTACTGGCATTGGTCAGATGCGAAACACTACTGGGATCAGCTGGATGAAATCCGGGGCTGGATGGAAAGCTTTGAGAAATTGTCGGAAAAACACGGCGTAAAAACCGTAGTACACAACCATTCGGGCAAATCGATGGGACTAAACTCGTGTGCCGTCATGAACGTGGTCAAGGGATTCAACCCCGAACACATCGGCGTATTCTCCGACCCGGGACACCTGTCGATATGTGGCGAACCCATAGAAATGGCACTGGATATCGTGCGCGAATATCTCTCAGTCCTGGCATTTAAAGACCTGATTCGCCAGCGACCTCTGGGACGAACTGTACAGGGGACGCCCACGGGTGGGACAATGCGACTGGGACAGGGATTTGGCGATTGGCCCGCAGTCGTAAAAACACTGGATCGATTAAACTTTGAAGGTCCCGTGAGTTTCCACAGCGAATACAGCGGTGAACCCATAGAAACCGTAATTGACCTGGCGCGCATTGATGTGCGCTTCTTTAACGCAATGCGAGCAGAACACGAAAGCGCGTAA
- a CDS encoding sulfatase, with the protein MPNLLYIFADQLRPQSCGYMGDNRARTPNIDRLSSEGINFVNATSVYPVCSPHRASLFTGCYPTTNGYVMNELSARTDLPTLAGTLTQNGVNCAYIGKWHIYATEGKVYKQAGDFHKNPANQFVPPGPHRLGFDHYWAAYNFNHSYYKGFYYEDKFERIDIQAYEPDAMTDLAISYLENARENPEPFALFVSYGTPHQPWNWDNVPEEWGMHFKDMAFDLPPNYRDGSGEYWHAWFDRDWWMKSVKPNLVEWQRIYAAMTANLDWNVGRILDAIDRFDLAHDTLVVFTSDHGEMFGAHGRVQKNIYYEEAARVPFLMRWPNRIAPKSESDACLNTPDIMPTLLSLIDVDIPDGIDGFDLSHCAFGQPGEEPESAFLQGMGPSVDWDDGFEWRALRDKQYTYAIENHRESLYNHREDPLQLHNLASSPDHARTIQHYRDQIRTRMDALNDTFEPTTFYRDHWIENGRVIRGARD; encoded by the coding sequence GTGCCTAACCTTCTCTACATCTTCGCCGATCAACTCCGCCCGCAATCCTGTGGCTATATGGGCGACAACCGCGCCCGCACCCCCAATATCGACCGCCTATCATCTGAAGGCATCAACTTTGTCAACGCCACCTCGGTCTATCCCGTGTGCAGCCCGCATCGCGCATCCCTCTTTACGGGCTGTTATCCCACCACCAATGGCTACGTCATGAACGAATTGAGTGCCCGCACCGATTTGCCAACGCTTGCCGGCACATTGACGCAGAACGGCGTGAATTGTGCCTACATCGGCAAATGGCACATTTACGCAACCGAAGGCAAAGTTTATAAACAGGCCGGAGATTTTCACAAGAATCCCGCCAATCAATTCGTGCCCCCAGGCCCGCACCGACTGGGATTTGACCACTATTGGGCAGCCTACAACTTCAACCACAGCTATTACAAGGGATTTTATTACGAAGACAAATTTGAACGCATCGACATCCAGGCCTATGAACCCGATGCCATGACCGACCTCGCCATCTCCTATCTCGAAAACGCGCGCGAAAATCCAGAACCCTTCGCCCTCTTCGTCTCTTATGGCACACCTCATCAGCCCTGGAACTGGGACAACGTCCCCGAAGAATGGGGTATGCACTTCAAAGACATGGCCTTTGACCTGCCGCCAAATTACCGGGATGGATCAGGAGAATACTGGCACGCGTGGTTCGACCGCGATTGGTGGATGAAATCCGTCAAACCCAACCTCGTTGAATGGCAGCGAATCTATGCCGCTATGACTGCCAACCTCGACTGGAACGTGGGCCGAATTTTAGACGCGATAGACAGATTCGACCTCGCGCACGACACCCTTGTCGTCTTCACATCAGACCACGGCGAAATGTTTGGCGCACACGGTCGCGTTCAGAAAAACATCTACTATGAAGAAGCTGCTCGCGTCCCCTTTCTCATGCGCTGGCCCAACCGCATCGCACCCAAATCCGAAAGCGATGCCTGCCTCAACACACCCGATATCATGCCCACGCTGCTCTCACTTATAGACGTCGATATCCCCGATGGTATCGATGGATTTGACCTTTCGCATTGCGCATTCGGCCAGCCTGGAGAGGAACCCGAATCCGCATTCTTACAGGGCATGGGTCCCAGTGTCGATTGGGACGATGGCTTTGAATGGCGTGCTTTGCGCGACAAACAATATACCTATGCCATTGAAAACCATCGAGAATCCCTCTACAATCACCGCGAAGACCCCCTGCAATTGCACAACCTCGCCAGCAGCCCTGACCATGCCAGAACAATCCAGCATTACCGCGACCAGATTCGGACGCGCATGGACGCACTAAACGACACCTTTGAACCCACCACCTTTTACCGCGATCACTGGATCGAAAATGGCCGCGTTATCAGAGGCGCACGCGATTGA
- a CDS encoding sulfatase-like hydrolase/transferase — protein MTSKRPNILWICTDQQRYDTIHALGNEHIQTPNLDRLCAEGVAFTHAHCQSAICTPSRSSFLTGLYPSTVHGNRNGNAYFQANERVQLITKRLADAGYDCGLSGKLHLASAWNGEEQRVDDGYRKFWYSHSHSQGIGIGNQYTDWLTEQGIDLGDVFQTKKDGTYGNYRPDMNPQYHQTTWCADRAIEFIESPHDGPWLMSVNPFDPHGPFDAPDTHKYNPADLPPPLFRESDLQTQTRLKRFFAGQEGNPPGDREQHNKASYYGMIALIDENVGRMLNALERTEQRENTVVIFTSDHGEMLGDHGLTGKGCRFYEALVRVPLIISWPGTFLQGQRADGLTALLDIAPTLADLAGIPLEWTHGKSLIPILTGEHPGHAHHDFVRCEYYDVVDKFAPHASEKHKPCWATMLRNNRYKLVVYHNEDYGELYDLREDPDEFHNLWEDPSHTDLKYQLIKQNFDHTVICADPGPERIGRY, from the coding sequence TTGACATCAAAACGCCCCAACATCCTCTGGATCTGCACAGATCAACAACGTTACGACACCATCCACGCCCTCGGCAATGAACACATCCAGACGCCCAACCTCGACCGCCTCTGCGCCGAAGGCGTAGCATTCACACATGCCCACTGCCAGAGCGCGATATGCACGCCCAGCCGCTCCAGCTTTCTCACCGGGCTATATCCCAGCACCGTACACGGCAATCGCAATGGCAATGCCTATTTCCAGGCAAATGAACGCGTACAACTCATCACCAAACGCCTCGCAGATGCCGGATACGATTGCGGCTTATCGGGAAAACTCCACCTCGCCTCTGCATGGAACGGCGAAGAACAACGCGTTGACGATGGATATCGCAAATTCTGGTATAGCCACTCACACAGTCAAGGTATCGGAATTGGCAACCAGTACACCGACTGGCTCACCGAACAGGGCATAGACCTCGGCGATGTCTTTCAAACAAAAAAAGACGGCACGTATGGCAACTATCGTCCCGACATGAATCCCCAATACCACCAGACCACCTGGTGTGCGGACCGCGCCATTGAATTTATCGAATCCCCCCACGACGGTCCCTGGCTCATGAGCGTCAACCCCTTTGACCCGCACGGACCTTTTGACGCCCCCGACACGCACAAATACAATCCCGCCGACCTGCCACCGCCGCTATTTCGCGAAAGCGACCTGCAAACACAAACGCGGCTCAAACGCTTCTTCGCAGGGCAAGAAGGCAACCCACCTGGCGACCGCGAACAGCACAACAAAGCGTCCTACTACGGCATGATCGCCCTCATCGACGAAAACGTCGGTCGCATGCTCAACGCACTTGAGCGCACGGAACAACGCGAAAATACCGTGGTCATCTTCACGAGCGACCACGGCGAAATGCTCGGCGATCACGGCCTCACCGGCAAAGGTTGCCGCTTCTACGAAGCCCTCGTAAGGGTTCCTCTCATCATCTCATGGCCCGGCACCTTTCTCCAGGGCCAGCGCGCAGATGGCCTCACCGCGCTCTTAGACATTGCGCCCACCCTCGCCGACCTCGCCGGCATCCCTCTCGAATGGACACACGGCAAGTCCCTCATCCCCATTCTCACAGGCGAACACCCCGGTCACGCGCACCACGACTTTGTGCGCTGTGAATACTACGACGTCGTCGATAAATTCGCCCCACACGCCTCTGAAAAACACAAACCCTGTTGGGCGACCATGTTGCGCAACAACCGCTACAAACTCGTCGTCTATCACAACGAAGACTACGGCGAACTCTACGATCTTCGAGAAGATCCCGATGAATTTCACAACCTCTGGGAAGACCCATCCCACACAGATCTGAAATACCAGCTCATCAAACAAAACTTCGACCACACCGTTATATGCGCCGACCCCGGTCCCGAACGCATAGGAAGATATTAA
- a CDS encoding DUF1445 domain-containing protein: MKFKTPLDVRLACRANELEGFASRALPGYLCVNVAFLDIDYADDFEAFCRANPKPCPLIAKMEPGQTDCPEYARALDIRTDLGSYDIVRDGEVTERRQDIVDLFDDRTVTFLIGSSVSFDGLLTEKGYPAAFGPTIQLTSLSCKTVGIFSGNMAVTIRSFDPAMIDDVWEFTSHFPGCHGAPIGRNNADELGIEELNVNMDGHPFEVPEGTDRLYWACGITPRIVAEQARLPFMISYTPGHAMITDIPTESLYQA, encoded by the coding sequence ATGAAATTCAAAACACCGTTAGACGTCAGACTCGCTTGCAGAGCCAACGAACTCGAAGGCTTCGCATCCCGAGCCCTTCCCGGTTACCTGTGCGTCAACGTCGCTTTTCTGGACATAGACTACGCCGACGATTTCGAGGCATTCTGTCGCGCCAACCCGAAACCCTGCCCGCTGATCGCTAAAATGGAACCCGGCCAAACAGACTGTCCCGAGTATGCACGCGCCCTCGACATCCGAACCGACCTGGGTTCATACGACATCGTACGCGATGGCGAAGTCACCGAACGCCGACAGGACATCGTGGACCTGTTCGACGACCGAACCGTTACCTTCCTGATCGGATCGAGCGTCTCCTTCGACGGCCTCCTGACCGAAAAAGGCTACCCCGCCGCATTCGGACCAACCATCCAACTCACGTCGCTCTCGTGCAAAACAGTCGGGATCTTCTCGGGCAACATGGCCGTCACCATCCGCTCCTTCGATCCGGCTATGATCGACGATGTATGGGAATTCACCAGCCACTTTCCCGGGTGTCACGGCGCCCCAATCGGAAGAAACAATGCGGACGAACTTGGTATTGAAGAACTGAACGTCAACATGGACGGTCACCCGTTTGAAGTACCCGAAGGAACGGACCGCTTGTATTGGGCTTGCGGCATCACACCCCGCATTGTCGCCGAACAGGCCAGGCTCCCCTTCATGATATCCTACACCCCTGGCCACGCAATGATCACCGACATCCCGACAGAGAGCCTGTACCAGGCCTGA
- a CDS encoding sulfatase-like hydrolase/transferase, which yields MNQRPNILLVMSDEHDPAVTGCYGHPHIETPHMDRLASEGTTFDNAYTACPICVPARMSFMTGQYVHQIGTYDNGSPLAGTIPTMGSYLEAAGYETAACGRTHFIGPERLHGFGARLMDDAEKWKHWNMGAPSRTPDARRGSNSHVTECGPGENWQTDYDSTATDLSERFLKSRAQYADRPFFLYTGFINPHFPLLCPQEYFDRYYPDRVILPHTRTEPCETQHPSIQQLRYWLRNEEPLPDAISTTATAAYYGLITFTDYLVGRLLDIVDNSSLRDNTVVIYVSDHGEMGGHHGIWQKQCFYEHSVRVPMIIRHPNAAGNQRIAAGANLIDILPTLLDLAEQDPAPLPGSSLLPAILGHPFPDRPIFSEYHALGALTGGFMIKKGDWKYIHYVGLPDQLFNVANDPDETENRADDPTCADLRADLRADLHNIVIPEEIDQRAKANQKIKGINRATR from the coding sequence ATGAACCAGCGCCCCAACATCCTACTCGTCATGAGCGACGAACACGACCCCGCAGTCACCGGCTGTTACGGTCACCCCCATATCGAAACGCCACACATGGATCGCCTCGCATCCGAAGGCACCACCTTTGACAATGCCTATACCGCCTGCCCGATATGCGTACCGGCGCGCATGTCCTTTATGACTGGACAATACGTCCACCAGATCGGCACCTATGACAACGGCTCACCCCTCGCGGGAACAATCCCCACAATGGGCAGCTACCTCGAAGCCGCGGGCTACGAAACCGCAGCCTGCGGCCGCACCCACTTCATAGGTCCCGAACGCCTGCACGGCTTTGGCGCGCGCCTCATGGACGATGCAGAAAAATGGAAACACTGGAATATGGGTGCCCCCTCCCGCACACCCGACGCCCGGCGCGGCAGCAACAGCCACGTCACCGAATGCGGCCCCGGAGAAAACTGGCAAACCGACTACGACAGCACAGCTACCGACCTCTCCGAACGCTTTCTCAAATCTCGCGCGCAATACGCCGACCGCCCCTTTTTCCTCTACACCGGCTTCATAAATCCCCACTTCCCCCTCCTGTGCCCGCAAGAATACTTCGACCGATACTATCCCGACCGCGTCATCTTGCCACACACGAGAACCGAACCCTGCGAAACCCAGCATCCTTCCATCCAGCAACTCCGCTACTGGCTGCGCAACGAAGAACCCCTGCCCGACGCCATCTCCACCACTGCAACCGCGGCTTACTACGGCCTCATCACTTTCACCGATTACCTCGTCGGTCGATTGCTCGACATAGTCGATAACTCATCCCTGCGCGACAACACCGTCGTCATCTACGTCAGCGACCACGGCGAAATGGGCGGACACCACGGTATATGGCAAAAACAATGTTTCTACGAACACTCCGTGCGCGTCCCCATGATCATTCGCCACCCAAACGCTGCAGGCAACCAGCGCATCGCCGCAGGAGCCAACCTCATCGACATCCTCCCCACCCTACTCGATCTCGCCGAACAGGACCCCGCGCCATTGCCCGGCAGCAGCCTCCTGCCCGCCATCCTCGGACATCCCTTTCCCGACCGTCCCATCTTTAGCGAATACCACGCTCTCGGCGCGCTAACTGGCGGCTTCATGATCAAAAAAGGCGATTGGAAATACATCCACTACGTAGGCCTGCCAGACCAGTTATTCAACGTCGCCAACGACCCCGACGAAACCGAAAATCGCGCCGACGACCCCACCTGTGCCGACCTCCGCGCCGACCTCCGCGCCGACCTCCACAACATCGTCATACCCGAAGAAATCGACCAGCGCGCCAAAGCAAATCAAAAAATCAAAGGCATTAACAGAGCAACCCGTTAG